The Megalobrama amblycephala isolate DHTTF-2021 linkage group LG13, ASM1881202v1, whole genome shotgun sequence genome contains a region encoding:
- the LOC125244159 gene encoding histone-lysine N-methyltransferase ASH1L-like isoform X3, whose amino-acid sequence MDKKRQKATPAPRLEKEERTEDRKRMRKTKGAEPEASSKNTNIELKPQQQTRPGELTDTKSDHSDGNVRMKIGVGAKRTKKPPKSLENFICRPTIRISQRLAHGDGHSSCGGEVSSSEIRVGKQSNREIQKKDSNNSISPKGSTRMNLPLPTSSKKGDSTPVITASKKTPSKNMRKTDSKSLFPSDGPSYAVQPQTDSKVPLSDRITSSTLLKQTNSPPAAPSPPSSLQQNSSPQDSTQVLNVQRTCKEKGKDLPTGEVMTSSLSSECSKVITLNAQASQQSSSSLENDSTSFPISCSENSLKQTPCPPKKTSKVRESHAANEKEDGNSACSKNMCNTITNKMENGLLHQASPSIKIPLLLSASDKSAESATPENSTCTKEILESKVRNKKYNESEVIDDTRKMTMEPAQTVAVQPNDGSRMGHIIDKNKKKDKHSSNQEEDAQCSSQTSSCADSQFNSSVLSDESPLHPKQNTISQNNQNAVEMTKMANKGEKMDLVKTVNVSSTASKMIPQKTKPIKVPYMKSSKALSSQQGKTRPVGRPPKSKQLQHPSPRSETSSLEPPPKKRGRPKIIRLDESPQGSQSQKSSTKLPILEHSNVPDPEDGLKLPKPTPKTQVHPKCSSSVKTKKSKSQDSSSGKKGGEGKLKPSLSKARDAQIRRKRNRLIMKTIIKNINKMRVKKKDKVLTQFLSGQSQSYTTDFAQKNNEGDADCSVSDGTHSLSSLLTSFGAKLGPQINVSKRGTIYIGKRRGRKPKTQRETSGQDSGQVLSQTSQQVLTESSNQLNSLSTSGEHSHSFNGQSALCSFPYSFKHLESPSPTISSFRRKLHPGNHEYDQHSAPKVTSSQKVKAVPEEKSKPPSSSQSAPHPSATSQLGSVRIQDHRTTHLARSALMEQERLKYKCHRKGHNCFSHDKTRRHKHKCKKKFLQLRAKRQDPAFLAEVEELVVRLSEIHIVHHISSRGCGDEAKSGRKSGKGKAHVLQCLPQNLHHPTMFQINFSGYYSPQSEFSRDSLHYVGMADFKRNNGCPSQPGEHIVTHCPVVHKLGFPLSGGGCYHSPYKMPLSTTSFGFGLYSGYPPSATIYPSSPFLPSYVHPYSKNSILSPSKFHKRKHKFLKRDSVLCSGKPQATYANVTSHSSSDWFSRNSWQRKDNREQGRDKRFVDDRLREREGTEGLLGQSKLRKDHFRRGLSSNSPCSSSTPLKQTDQQKTSPLSYIGPAHLRPISKVRWAEHQQPWRWRESFQVEPRNRGLNQEAGSGYQEDDDEGDEDLPSPPLVDRTIHHHAFLRNPNLASSGYSRMTGQRSTDGVQCASRNLMRPGSSMMKESCSAGGKRTSESFQPGSSLFREHYPHASPSLNEGQEGGEREKRPNISKTHFQTNDIRLFSSCSATKNSLSHLNNSKNTTQNKGTLKHAKKPLRKKNPKGQEVTGSEVKRRGPGRPRKNPAPCFFPTQLATPLHHEVTECPAKRNKGERDDYTVLNAIETMAQHEKRQRRKKRDEARSNEGQVDEGKDVTLSQEPSQSHVDTSSPSQDPSVSVNSQSEKRSAVPHEKKYEWAGLYSNVYKSENPMSLSSPVHTDCLEYDPEEHEHGLLPAPIHVGKYLRLKRIDFQLPYDIYQLCAHKKRPKKSKTPRKTAPSDGSVDVMSHTQTEDSFCKPHKHSVTRDCVSDSLNRNVSCRPTTEEVEEEISETDTDNKLPNQSDPFEQQEKGNDAETVPSPLLMMPLSFEERSFVLEHGIFLVRNYEKMRDRQALLLREEVTEREKENKEDGGSSQSQKGDLEDTSTKSGPAVCV is encoded by the exons ATGGATAAGAAAAGGCAAAAGGCAACACCTGCACCAAGACTGGAGAAAGAAGAGAGGACAGAAGACAGGAAGAGGATGAGAAAAACCAAAGGGGCTGAACCAGAAGCTTCCTCAAAGAATACTAACATCGAACTTAAGCCCCAGCAGCAGACTAGGCCAGGGGAGTTAACAGATACAAAGTCTGACCATTCAGACGGAAATGTAAGAATGAAAATAGGGGTTGGAGCAAAACGGACGAAGAAGCCCCCAAAGAGCCTTGAGAACTTCATATGCAGGCCCACAATTAGGATCTCTCAAAGGCTTGCACACGGAGATGGTCATAGTTCATGTGGAGGTGAAGTCTCCAGTTCTGAAATCAGAGTGGGCAAGCAGTCAAATCGAGAGATTCAGAAAAAAGATAGCAACAATTCCATTTCTCCAAAAGGTTCCACAAGAATGAATCTCCCACTTCCCACTTCATCCAAAAAAGGTGACTCTACACCAGTCATTACAGCCTCTAAAAAG ACTCCATCAAAAAACATGAGGAAGACTGACTCAAAGTCATTATTCCCATCAGATGGACCTTCTTATGCAGTTCAACCACAGACAGATAGCAAAGTACCACTTTCAGATAGGATAACTTCCTCTACCTTGCTGAAACAGACGAATTCACCTCCAGCTGCCCCTTCTCCACCTTCCTCATTACAACAGAACTCCAGTCCACAAGACAGCACGCAAGTTttaaatgttcagagaacatgtAAAGAAAAGGGCAAAGATCTCCCAACTGGAGAAGTAATGACCTCCTCCCTTAGTTCAGAATGTTCAAAGGTTATAACTCTGAATGCTCAGGCATCTCAGCAGTCTTCTTCCAGTCTTGAAAATGACAGCACATCGTTTCCAATATCATGTAGTGAGAATTCACTCAAGCAAACTCCCTGTCCTCCAAAAAAGACTTCTAAAGTCAGGGAAAGTCATGCTGCAAATGAGAAAGAGGATGGAAATTCTGCATGTTCCAAGAACATGTGTAACACCATAACTAACAAAATGGAAAATGGTTTATTGCATCAAGCAAGTCCCTCTATCAAGATACCTCTGCTCCTTTCTGCTTCAGATAAATCTGCTGAATCAGCAACTCCTGAGAACAGCACTTGTACAAAAGAGATACTGGAGAGCAAAGTAAGAAACAAGAAGTATAATGAAAGTGAAGTCATAGATGACACCAGAAAAATGACCATGGAACCTGCCCAAACCGTTGCTGTCCAGCCAAATGATGGCAGCAGAATGGGGCATATCATTGACAAGAATAAGAAAAAAGATAAGCATAGTTCAAACCAGGAAGAAGATGCACAGTGTTCCTCTCAAACTTCCAGCTGTGCAGATTCTCAGTTTAACAGTTCTGTTCTAAGTGATGAGTCACCTTTACACCCCAAACAAAACACCATCTCACAGAACAATCAAAACGCTGTTGAGATGACAAAGATGGCAAATAAAGGGGAGAAGATGGATCTTGTCAAAACTGTTAATGTTAGTTCCACTGCCTCTAAAATGATacctcaaaaaacaaaacctatAAAAGTTCCTTACATGAAGTCCTCAAAGGCATTGTCATCACAGCAGGGTAAAACAAGACCAGTTGGACGACCTCCTAAATCTAAACAACTGCAACATCCATCACCCAGATCAGAAACCTCATCCCTTGAGCCCCCTCCTAAGAAAAGAGGTCGTCCAAAAATCATCAGGTTGGATGAGTCTCCTCAGGGAAGTCAGTCTCAGAAGTCTTCTACTAAGCTCCCCATACTTGAACACTCAAATGTCCCTGATCCAGAGGATGGACTGAAACTCCCAAAGCCAACACCCAAAACACAAGTTCATCCCAAATGTTCCTCCTCTGTCAAGACAAAGAAATCTAAATCACAAGACTCATCATCTGGAAAGAAGGGTGGTGAAGGAAAACTCAAACCATCCTTGTCCAAAGCTAGAGATGCTCAAATCCGCCGCAAACGAAATAGGttaataatgaaaacaattatcaaaaatatcaataagATGAGAGTAAAGAAGAAGGATAAAGTACTCACACAGTTTCTTTCAGGGCAAAGCCAAAGTTACACAACTGATTTTGCTCAGAAGAACAATGAAGGTGATGCTGATTGTTCAGTTTCAGATGGTACACACTCTTTATCCTCACTTCTGACATCTTTTGGGGCAAAACTTGGCCCACAAATTAATGTCAGCAAACGTGGGACTATCTACATAGGAAAAAGGAGAGGTCGTAAGCCTAAAACTCAGAGGGAAACTTCTGGCCAAGACTCTGGCCAAGTTCTGAGTCAAACGTCTCAGCAAGTCTTGACAGAATCTTCAAATCAGTTGAACTCTTTGTCCACCTCTGGTGAGCATAGCCATTCATTTAATGGCCAATCTGCTTTGTGCAGCTTCCCCTATTCATTTAAACATCTTGAGTCCCCTTCGCCCACTATTAGTTCTTTCCGGAGAAAGCTTCATCCTGGCAACCATGAATATGATCAACATTCTGCTCCAAAGGTAACCAGTTCCCAAAAGGTTAAAGCAGTACCTGAAGAGAAATCTAAACCTCCTTCCTCTTCACAGTCAGCACCACACCCTTCGGCCACATCCCAGTTAGGCTCTGTAAGGATTCAAGACCACAGAACAACACACCTTGCACGATCAGCATTGATGGAGCAAGAAAGACTCAAATACAAGTGCCATAGAAAAGGTCATAATTGCTTTAGCCATGATAAGACTAGGAGACATAAACACAAATGTAAGAAAAAGTTTCTTCAACTCAGGGCCAAAAGGCAAGACCCAGCTTTTCTGGCAGAGGTTGAGGAGTTAGTGGTCAGACTTAGTGAGATTCATATTGTACATCATATATCATCACGTGGGTGTGGGGATGAAGCTAAGTCTGGAAGAAAGAGTGGGAAAGGTAAAGCTCACGTTCTTCAGTGTCTGCCGCAAAACCTTCACCATCCGACTATGTTTCAGATCAACTTCAGTGGTTACTACTCACCTCAGTCAGAGTTTTCCCGTGACTCTCTGCATTATGTTGGAATGGCAGATTTTAAAAGGAACAATGGATGCCCCTCACAACCAGGTGAACATATTGTTACACATTGTCCAGTAGTGCACAAACTTGGCTTCCCACTGTCAGGAGGTGGTTGTTACCACTCGCCCTACAAAATGCCACTCTCTACCACCTCATTTGGTTTTGGACTTTATAGTGGATACCCTCCATCTGCAACTATATACCCTTCGTCACCTTTTTTACCCTCTTATGTGCACCCCTACTCCAAAAATTCCATTTTAAGCCCATCAAAGTTCCATAAAAGGAAGCATAAGTTTCTGAAACGCGACTCTGTTCTTTGTAGTGGGAAGCCACAGGCGACGTACGCTAATGTAACATCTCATTCTTCTAGTGATTGGTTCAGTAGAAATAGCTGGCAAAGAAAAGACAACAGAGAGCAAGGTAGAGATAAAAGATTTGTGGATGATAGGCTTAGAGAAAGAGAAGGAACAGAGGGTTTACTAGGACAAAGTAAGCTCAGGAAAGACCATTTCAGAAGAGGTCTATCCTCAAATTCACCCTGCTCTTCCTCAACACCCTTAAAACAAACAGACCAACAAAAAACTTCACCACTTTCATATATAGGACCTGCACACCTGAGACCGATATCAAAAGTTAGGTGGGCAGAGCATCAGCAGCCATGGAGGTGGAGAGAGAGCTTTCAGGTAGAGCCAAGGAACAGGGGCTTAAACCAAGAAGCTGGGTCAGGGTACCaggaggatgatgatgaaggtgatGAAGACCTACCATCACCTCCCCTAGTAGACAGAACAATCCACCATCACGCTTTCCTGAGGAATCCCAACCTTGCTAGCAGTGGGTACAGTCGAATGACAGGCCAAAGGAGTACAGATGGAGTACAGTGTGCTTCAAGAAACTTAATGAGACCTGGAAGCTCAATGATGAAGGAATCTTGCTCAGCTGGAGGCAAAAGAACATCAG AGAGCTTCCAGCCTGGCAGTTCACTCTTCCGTGAGCACTATCCGCATGCTAGTCCATCGCTTAATGAAGGACAAGAgggaggagaaagagagaaaagacCCAACATCagcaaaacacattttcagaCCAATGATATCAGGCTTTTTTCCTCTTGTTCTGCTACCAAAAACAGCctttctcatttaaataattctaaAAACACAACACAGAACAAGGGTACACTGAAACATGCCAAAAAGCCTCTCAGGAAGAAGAACCCCAAAGGTCAAGAGGTCACAGGAAGTGAGGTGAAGAGGAGGGGACCAGGTCGACCAAGGAAAAACCCTGCACCGTGTTTTTTTCCAACTCAACTGGCCACACCTTTGCATCATGAAGTGACAGAATGTCCTGCAAAACGGAACAAAGGTGAAAGAGATGATTACACAGTGCTCAATGCGATTGAGACCATGGCTCAACATGAGAAAAGgcaaagaaggaaaaaaagagaTGAAGCTAGAAGCAACGAAGGTCAGGTAGATGAAGGAAAAGATGTAACTCTGAGCCAAGAGCCCTCACAGTCGCACGTTGACACATCCTCACCTTCCCAGGACCCATCAGTGTCAgtaaacagccaatcagagaagAGGTCTGCTGTGCCACATGAAAAGAAATACGAGTGGGCGGGGCTTTACTCAAATGTGTACAAAAGCGAGAA CCCCATGAGTCTGTCCTCTCCAGTACACACAGACTGCCTTGAGTACGATCCTGAAGAACATGAGCACGGCCTGCTTCCTGCACCTATACACGTAG GAAAGTATCTGAGGTTGAAACGGATTGACTTTCAGTTGCCCTATGACATATATCAACTCTGTGCACACaaaaag CGTCCTAAAAAATCAAAGACCCCACGAAAGACAGCCCCATCCG